In Halarcobacter mediterraneus, the sequence CTAAAGAAGAGATAAAAAATAAAACAGTATCTTTAGAATCTTTAAATAGTAAAACAATCATTCAGAGTAGAAATGGTTATGTTAATGAAGAAAGAGTTATTATGAAGAAAGAGTTATTCAAACTAAAATTTTAGATGAACATTATGCACGAATGAATGAAGTAAATAAAACTTTTGAAAATCCAGAAAGACATATTCATGTTAAGTATTATAATAAAAACTCACCTTATTATATAGAAGATATGACAAAGGCTGAAAGAGATATTGCAAGCCATCAAGAGTACTCATACTTAAGAAATAATAAATTATCCTCTTATAATTCAAATGATGCAGTTCTTAGAGATAGAGCACCAGTTTTTTTTGATGTAGAGATAGCAGAGAGAAAAGCATATAATAGAGAGAAAGTAAATGAACAATTTAAACAATTATTACAGTTAAGAGGAATAGAGATAGAAAAAGATGAGAAGTTGACGTTTACAATAGATCCATATAGATATAAAGTAACAGTAAATGGAACAGAAGATGAAAGCTTAAAAAAGAAGATAGAGGAAGTATTAGAAACAGCAGAGAATTCAAGAGAACTGTTTTATCATATAGTTTCAAGTCTATCAGCTGATTCAAGTCAGTATAGTACAGATAAGAGTATGAAACAAGCCGTAATAAGAGCAGTAAGTGATGCAACAGGATATTATTTAAATGAATTAAATGTAGTAGATGGAAGATTTGTGACAGAAAAAGGAGAAGATGTTTTTGAGATATTTGAAAAGAGTATAAAAGAGGACTCAAGTATCCCAGAATTTTCAAAAGGATATATTATAACAGGGTATAAAGAAGATATGGATGAATTAGCACAAAGAGGTATTGATAATGTAGGAGATTTAGTGCTTTCAATTGAGTATGAAAATGGTTCTTTCTATGATATAGCCCAGAGTGAGAACTTTGGAACAGGAAAAACAGATTGGATAGAACAAATGCAAAAAGCAAAAATAATAGAATATGAAAAAAATAAAAGAACAGAAGAACAAGATACAGAAATAATAAATTCAGATAAATTTACATATAAAGAAGTACAAAATAAATTAATAAAAGAAATACTAGAAATAACAGGATATGATTTAAATAATTTAGAAAGAAAAGATGGGAGATTTTTAACAGGAGAAAAAGAAGATATCTTTGAAATATACAAAAAAGAATTACTTGTAGAACACTTGATAAAAGAGTTAGAAGAATCTAAAATAGATTATTATGGAGAGATGCTAAAAAGATTTGCAAAAGAAGATAATTTTTTTATAGGAAAAGATGAAGAGAAAACTATTTCTTTAGAAAAAGATACTTGGATTGACAATAAAAGTGCTTCTTTTTTAAATAATGATATTTATGGATAAGACCTTAAAGGAGTTTTATGTAAAAATGCAAGTAGAAAATAAAAGCTTATGAAATTTT encodes:
- a CDS encoding DUF4885 family protein, whose translation is MNEVNKTFENPERHIHVKYYNKNSPYYIEDMTKAERDIASHQEYSYLRNNKLSSYNSNDAVLRDRAPVFFDVEIAERKAYNREKVNEQFKQLLQLRGIEIEKDEKLTFTIDPYRYKVTVNGTEDESLKKKIEEVLETAENSRELFYHIVSSLSADSSQYSTDKSMKQAVIRAVSDATGYYLNELNVVDGRFVTEKGEDVFEIFEKSIKEDSSIPEFSKGYIITGYKEDMDELAQRGIDNVGDLVLSIEYENGSFYDIAQSENFGTGKTDWIEQMQKAKIIEYEKNKRTEEQDTEIINSDKFTYKEVQNKLIKEILEITGYDLNNLERKDGRFLTGEKEDIFEIYKKELLVEHLIKELEESKIDYYGEMLKRFAKEDNFFIGKDEEKTISLEKDTWIDNKSASFLNNDIYG